The Pedobacter mucosus genome window below encodes:
- a CDS encoding HAD-IIA family hydrolase, with the protein MKQGLLIDMDGVIYSGEELIFGADKFIKHLLDEAIPFAFMTNNSQRTALEVVRKLKALGIEVEESHVYTSAMATGKFLSDQSPNGTAYVLGEGGLLSSLHAHGITLVNTDPEFVVLGEGRNFTLEMVQRAVDMILAGAKFITTNRDPSPKKPGWNNLGIAATTAMIEEATGRKAFVTGKPSPVMMRSARKFLGLETSETTVIGDTMETDIQGGVQMGYKTILVLSGIASKDTLGHYAFKPDMIASSVDLIKFPLAWWETK; encoded by the coding sequence ATGAAGCAGGGACTTTTGATTGATATGGATGGTGTTATTTATAGCGGCGAAGAGCTAATTTTTGGAGCTGATAAATTTATAAAGCATCTTTTAGATGAGGCAATTCCCTTTGCGTTTATGACTAACAACAGCCAAAGAACAGCCTTAGAAGTAGTACGGAAATTAAAGGCATTGGGCATAGAAGTTGAGGAAAGTCATGTTTATACCAGTGCAATGGCAACCGGTAAATTTCTTTCAGATCAAAGTCCGAACGGTACCGCTTATGTATTGGGCGAAGGTGGTTTATTGAGCAGTTTGCATGCGCATGGCATTACACTCGTTAACACAGATCCCGAATTTGTGGTACTTGGTGAGGGCAGAAATTTCACATTAGAAATGGTTCAACGGGCTGTTGATATGATTTTGGCAGGTGCAAAATTTATTACTACCAATAGAGATCCTTCGCCTAAAAAACCAGGTTGGAATAATTTAGGCATCGCTGCAACTACAGCTATGATTGAAGAAGCAACAGGAAGAAAAGCCTTTGTTACCGGCAAACCTAGTCCGGTAATGATGCGATCTGCCCGTAAATTTCTTGGTTTGGAAACCAGTGAAACCACTGTTATTGGAGACACGATGGAAACTGACATTCAAGGCGGTGTACAAATGGGATACAAAACGATCCTTGTGTTATCAGGCATCGCAAGTAAAGATACCTTGGGGCATTATGCATTTAAACCGGATATGATTGCAAGTTCAGTAGATCTAATTAAGTTTCCATTAGCTTGGTGGGAAACTAAATAA
- a CDS encoding inorganic phosphate transporter, protein MPLFFCNIIPFLGQTDFSTPLIIVFLICLLAVVGFEFVNGFHDTANAVATVIYTKALKPVIAIPWSGFWNFMGVFTGGIAVAMGILKLVPLDALMNLPIGVGACLVLAVLLASIAWNLGTWYLGIPCSSSHTMIGAMIGAGLAFSWYYGGSGVNWGKAEEIGLSLILSPIIGFGLAVLLMYFIKHVIKYHALFHIPTGENDRPPLLIRGLLITTCTLVSFFHGSNDGQKGVGLMMLILIAFVPAKFALNHSIKNEKILLDLNQTEQVFRSLAQTNSSKQEDFTLLIDKIRKAKIHLNLKSETDKKHTYEFRKQIEGLVASIKEVRSSKDLKLDKYNDEILMSSQKELSNVVDFAPIWVILTISIALGLGTMIGWKRIVVTIGEKIGNEHLNYAQGVTSEIVAASTIGLSTAFGLPVSTTHVLSSGIAGAMVASGGKENLNNNTLKNIGLAWVLTLPVSITLAILLFMLFHLFI, encoded by the coding sequence ATGCCACTGTTCTTCTGTAATATAATTCCGTTTTTAGGCCAAACCGATTTCAGTACACCCCTCATAATTGTGTTTCTTATTTGCTTATTAGCTGTTGTAGGCTTTGAATTTGTAAATGGATTTCATGATACGGCAAATGCAGTTGCCACCGTAATTTATACCAAAGCACTAAAACCTGTGATTGCCATTCCCTGGTCGGGATTTTGGAATTTCATGGGCGTTTTTACTGGAGGTATCGCAGTGGCGATGGGTATATTAAAATTAGTTCCTTTAGATGCTTTAATGAATTTACCCATTGGCGTTGGTGCTTGTTTGGTACTTGCTGTACTTTTAGCATCTATCGCCTGGAACCTTGGAACATGGTATTTAGGTATTCCCTGCTCTAGCTCGCACACCATGATTGGCGCCATGATCGGTGCTGGTTTAGCATTTAGTTGGTATTACGGAGGTAGCGGTGTTAACTGGGGTAAAGCAGAGGAAATCGGTCTTTCGCTAATTTTATCACCAATTATCGGTTTTGGTTTAGCTGTTTTATTAATGTATTTTATTAAACATGTTATTAAATATCATGCATTATTTCATATTCCAACAGGAGAAAATGATAGACCTCCGCTTTTAATAAGAGGCTTGCTCATTACCACCTGTACATTGGTTAGTTTTTTTCATGGAAGCAACGATGGTCAAAAAGGTGTAGGACTTATGATGTTAATTTTAATCGCATTTGTGCCCGCAAAATTTGCATTAAACCACAGTATCAAAAACGAAAAAATTTTACTAGACCTCAATCAAACCGAACAAGTTTTTAGAAGTCTAGCACAAACAAACTCATCCAAACAGGAAGATTTCACTTTGTTAATTGATAAAATAAGAAAAGCAAAAATTCATTTAAACCTCAAAAGTGAAACCGATAAAAAGCATACTTACGAATTCCGTAAACAGATTGAAGGTTTAGTGGCTTCAATTAAAGAAGTTAGAAGTAGTAAGGATTTAAAGCTCGACAAATACAATGATGAAATTCTCATGAGCAGCCAAAAAGAATTATCAAATGTAGTTGATTTTGCACCGATTTGGGTTATCTTAACCATATCAATAGCGCTTGGATTAGGTACCATGATTGGTTGGAAAAGAATTGTAGTTACCATTGGCGAAAAAATTGGAAACGAGCATTTAAACTATGCCCAAGGCGTCACTTCAGAAATTGTTGCCGCCTCTACTATTGGTTTAAGCACAGCCTTTGGTTTGCCAGTTAGTACTACCCATGTATTATCAAGCGGTATTGCCGGAGCGATGGTTGCATCAGGCGGAAAAGAAAACCTAAATAACAATACACTTAAAAATATAGGATTAGCATGGGTACTTACCTTGCCAGTATCCATTACTTTGGCCATTCTATTATTCATGTTATTCCACTTATTTATTTAA
- a CDS encoding universal stress protein has translation MKQILVATDFSRSAANAMAYALAMAKTLKMEVIAIHAIHPTEGINNSTYNAIFIESYYKNKRAALKEWAEKISEREGLTEIKVSTICDVGFLKTVISKYIQDRPVELLVMGVTGSTGINGIVGSNASMVVTKMRIPTIIVPLESNFPSFPIITLATDYETKLSAKDVNALNEMLRASGTKKMQVLYVADKTDEAHIQTGERTIRELLPHTEIEFNYINDNSAPNGIMDFIKSNHTDILCLVKHHHNIIYRLFTSSTVNQVINKSVKAILVLHE, from the coding sequence ATGAAACAGATACTCGTAGCAACTGATTTTTCACGTAGTGCAGCAAATGCAATGGCTTATGCGCTTGCAATGGCGAAAACGCTAAAAATGGAAGTGATTGCTATTCACGCCATCCACCCAACGGAAGGAATAAACAACAGTACTTACAATGCTATATTTATCGAATCTTATTACAAAAATAAAAGAGCAGCATTAAAAGAATGGGCAGAAAAAATTAGTGAACGAGAAGGCCTTACAGAAATTAAAGTTTCTACCATTTGCGATGTTGGATTTTTGAAAACCGTAATCTCTAAATACATTCAAGACCGACCTGTGGAATTACTGGTGATGGGCGTTACAGGCTCAACAGGAATTAATGGAATTGTGGGTAGTAATGCCAGTATGGTGGTTACTAAGATGAGAATACCAACTATAATCGTTCCCTTAGAAAGTAATTTTCCTAGCTTTCCAATCATTACATTAGCAACAGATTATGAAACAAAATTATCTGCAAAAGATGTAAATGCGCTAAATGAAATGTTAAGAGCATCAGGGACAAAAAAAATGCAAGTGCTTTATGTAGCCGATAAAACAGATGAAGCACATATCCAAACGGGAGAAAGAACCATAAGGGAATTATTGCCGCACACTGAAATAGAATTTAATTATATCAATGATAATAGTGCTCCAAATGGCATTATGGATTTCATAAAAAGCAACCATACTGATATTTTATGTTTGGTTAAACACCACCATAATATCATTTACAGGTTATTTACGAGCAGCACAGTAAATCAGGTAATTAACAAATCAGTCAAAGCTATTTTGGTTTTACACGAATAA
- a CDS encoding bifunctional YncE family protein/alkaline phosphatase family protein, whose amino-acid sequence MKKSSLLVVIIIFTCHFGFAQMPGKIENTSQILLPNGWKLSPAGHSLQLGDFPLNMQISASGRLLAVTNNGQSTQSLQLIDPKTENILDEKILKKAWYGLAFSKDEKHIYASGGNDNWILDFHIENNKLGKSDTIKLGQIWPKGKIGPAGIVVNKSNSRLYTVTKEDSCLYIINPQDRKILKKVQLPAIAYSCLLSIDETKLYVSLWGGKSVAVIDLSSQKIDHTIAVGDHPNELLLNKYGTYLFVANANDNTVSVINTVSNRVIETIATTLFPTQLTGSTTNGLALSTNEKTLYIANADNNCLAVFDVSRPGTSQSQGFIPVGWYPTSVKVLGSKILVTNGKGNTSMANPQGPQPISKVDNSSYQMGSTANSRLQYIAGLFKGTLSFINTPKAEELKKFTKQVYANSPFTAKRTLQADGEIGNPIPRKQGEKSPIKHVFYIIKENRTYDQVLGDLPQGNGDSSLTLFGRKITPNQHAIAENYVLLDNFYVDAEVSADGHNWSMAAYATDVVEKTWPTSYGARGGSTNFEGGRVVTYPKDGFIWDYCQRAKVSYRSYGEFGDYGHANIKSLQGHMCPQSPGFNMDITDQVRADAWEHDFDSLLVANAVPKFSTLRISNDHTSGQKIGKVSPLAAVADNDLAVGRILEHLSKSSVWKESVVFILEDDAQNGSDHVDAHRSPAYVVGPYVKKNTVVHTMYSTSGFLRTMELILGLPPMSQYDAAAVPLFECFTNKPDFSPYRLIKPLINLDTRNIAVNESSKRSEMFNLAKEDAAPDLDLNEVIWKSIKGEQSIMPAPKRSAFVILEKKKKDDDD is encoded by the coding sequence ATGAAAAAATCATCTTTATTAGTAGTCATTATTATTTTTACTTGCCATTTTGGCTTTGCACAAATGCCAGGAAAAATAGAAAATACATCTCAAATACTTTTGCCAAACGGTTGGAAATTAAGCCCGGCCGGACATTCTTTGCAATTAGGAGATTTTCCTTTAAATATGCAGATCAGCGCTTCGGGGAGGTTGTTAGCAGTAACTAATAATGGGCAAAGCACACAATCTCTGCAATTAATAGATCCAAAGACGGAAAATATATTGGATGAAAAGATTTTAAAAAAAGCTTGGTATGGTCTTGCTTTCAGTAAAGATGAAAAACACATTTATGCATCAGGCGGAAATGACAACTGGATTCTTGATTTTCATATAGAAAATAATAAATTAGGCAAGAGTGATACCATTAAGTTAGGTCAGATTTGGCCAAAAGGTAAAATTGGCCCTGCTGGAATTGTGGTTAATAAAAGCAATAGTAGATTATATACGGTTACCAAAGAAGATAGTTGCCTTTACATTATAAATCCGCAGGATAGAAAAATTCTTAAAAAAGTTCAGCTGCCAGCCATTGCTTATAGCTGTTTGCTTTCTATTGATGAAACTAAACTTTATGTTTCCTTATGGGGTGGAAAATCTGTAGCCGTTATCGATTTATCATCGCAGAAAATTGACCATACAATTGCAGTTGGTGATCATCCAAACGAACTTTTGCTAAATAAATATGGAACCTATCTTTTCGTTGCCAATGCCAATGATAATACGGTTTCGGTGATAAATACGGTAAGCAATCGTGTTATTGAAACCATCGCAACAACACTTTTCCCTACGCAGTTAACGGGTTCTACAACCAATGGATTGGCTTTAAGTACAAATGAAAAAACACTTTATATTGCAAATGCTGATAATAATTGTTTAGCAGTTTTTGATGTTTCTAGACCAGGAACAAGTCAAAGCCAAGGTTTTATCCCGGTAGGATGGTACCCTACAAGTGTAAAAGTTTTAGGTTCGAAAATTTTAGTAACCAACGGAAAAGGAAATACATCTATGGCAAATCCGCAAGGACCACAGCCAATTTCTAAAGTTGATAACAGCAGTTACCAAATGGGAAGTACAGCTAATAGCCGACTTCAATACATTGCTGGTTTATTTAAAGGCACTTTATCATTCATCAATACGCCAAAAGCAGAAGAATTAAAAAAGTTTACTAAACAAGTATATGCAAATAGTCCTTTCACAGCAAAACGAACATTGCAGGCAGATGGCGAAATTGGCAATCCGATTCCTAGAAAGCAAGGGGAGAAATCGCCGATTAAACATGTGTTTTACATTATTAAAGAAAATAGAACTTACGATCAGGTACTAGGTGATCTTCCGCAAGGAAATGGCGATTCTTCTTTAACGCTTTTTGGGCGGAAGATTACACCAAACCAACATGCAATAGCAGAAAATTATGTGCTATTGGATAATTTTTATGTTGATGCGGAGGTGAGTGCCGATGGACATAATTGGAGCATGGCTGCCTACGCAACTGATGTAGTGGAAAAAACTTGGCCAACCAGTTATGGCGCTCGTGGTGGTAGTACTAATTTTGAAGGTGGCAGGGTAGTAACTTATCCTAAAGATGGATTTATTTGGGATTATTGCCAAAGAGCAAAAGTGAGCTATCGCAGTTATGGAGAATTTGGCGATTATGGTCACGCTAACATTAAATCGCTTCAAGGGCATATGTGTCCACAATCGCCTGGTTTCAATATGGATATTACCGATCAGGTTAGGGCAGATGCCTGGGAGCATGATTTTGATTCGCTCCTAGTTGCTAATGCAGTTCCTAAATTTAGCACATTAAGAATTTCCAACGATCATACCAGCGGTCAGAAAATTGGAAAAGTTTCGCCCTTGGCGGCTGTTGCTGATAATGATTTGGCCGTGGGTCGAATTTTAGAGCACCTTTCCAAAAGTTCAGTCTGGAAAGAATCTGTTGTGTTTATTCTCGAAGATGATGCACAAAATGGATCGGATCATGTTGATGCCCATCGTTCGCCGGCTTATGTTGTTGGCCCCTATGTTAAAAAAAATACGGTTGTTCATACCATGTACTCTACATCAGGCTTTTTAAGAACGATGGAACTTATTTTAGGATTGCCACCCATGAGCCAATATGATGCTGCGGCAGTTCCCCTTTTTGAATGTTTTACAAATAAGCCCGATTTTTCGCCTTATCGTTTAATTAAACCACTAATCAATTTAGATACTAGAAATATTGCGGTTAATGAAAGTAGTAAGCGGTCTGAAATGTTCAATTTGGCAAAAGAAGATGCAGCTCCCGATCTTGATTTAAATGAAGTAATTTGGAAATCGATAAAAGGAGAACAATCAATAATGCCTGCGCCAAAACGCAGCGCCTTCGTAATTTTAGAAAAGAAAAAGAAAGATGATGACGATTAA
- a CDS encoding TIGR03643 family protein, whose product MTEIILSLTDIDRIIEMAWEDRTTFEAIESQFGLKEKDVIALMRKEMKHSSFKMWRKRTNGRVTKHEALRSDDVTRFKCDLQRTITHNKISKR is encoded by the coding sequence ATGACTGAAATTATTCTATCCCTAACAGATATTGACCGCATAATAGAAATGGCCTGGGAAGATCGCACAACATTTGAAGCCATCGAGTCTCAATTTGGCCTTAAAGAAAAGGACGTAATCGCATTAATGCGTAAAGAAATGAAGCACAGTAGTTTTAAAATGTGGCGCAAAAGAACGAATGGCAGAGTTACCAAACACGAAGCTTTACGGAGCGATGATGTTACCCGATTTAAGTGCGATCTTCAAAGAACAATTACCCATAATAAAATCAGCAAACGATAA
- a CDS encoding DinB family protein — MAQKLEVWQRGPLPEIIPVLQPVAHALLQAREELNEYMFEFPVELLWLRPAGLASTGFHLQHLSGVLDRVFTYARSESLSAFQFKQLEEEGSDAEDPYTVAQLVERFNNQVDSALKQIKETEESTLADYRGIGRAGLPSTVIGLLFHAAEHTMRHIGQLMVTAAVVKKNQAISTN, encoded by the coding sequence ATGGCACAGAAGTTAGAAGTTTGGCAAAGAGGACCGTTACCTGAAATAATTCCAGTTTTGCAGCCGGTTGCCCATGCGCTACTCCAAGCTAGAGAAGAATTAAATGAATATATGTTTGAGTTTCCGGTTGAATTACTTTGGCTGCGACCAGCAGGATTGGCATCTACCGGCTTTCATCTTCAACACTTGAGCGGTGTATTAGACCGTGTTTTTACTTATGCCCGTTCAGAAAGTCTTTCTGCATTTCAGTTTAAACAACTAGAAGAGGAGGGTAGCGATGCTGAAGATCCTTATACAGTTGCCCAGTTGGTCGAACGATTTAATAATCAGGTTGATTCGGCATTGAAGCAAATAAAAGAAACCGAAGAATCCACGCTTGCAGATTATAGGGGAATTGGTCGGGCTGGCCTTCCATCAACCGTTATTGGCTTGTTGTTTCATGCAGCAGAACACACCATGCGCCACATTGGCCAATTAATGGTTACGGCGGCAGTTGTGAAAAAGAATCAAGCAATTAGTACCAATTAA